In Phacochoerus africanus isolate WHEZ1 chromosome 1, ROS_Pafr_v1, whole genome shotgun sequence, the following are encoded in one genomic region:
- the SLC6A3 gene encoding sodium-dependent dopamine transporter isoform X1: MRHSRCSVALVSSAVAPAKEANATGPKAVELVLVKEQNGVQLTNSTLLSPPQSCAEAPDRETWSKKADFLLSVIGFAVDLANVWRFPYLCYKNGGGAFLVPYLFFMVIAGMPLFYMELALGQFNREGAAGVWKICPILKGVGYSVILISLYIGFFYNVIIAWALHYLFSSLTAELPWTHCNNTWNSPHCSDARAANSSANDTRTTPAAEYFERGVLHLHESRGIDDLGPPRWQLTSCLVLVIILLYFSLWKGVRTSGKVVWITATMPYVVLLALLLRGITLPGALDGIRAYLSVDFHRLCEASVWIDAAIQICFSLGVGLGVLIAFSSYNKFTNNCYRDAIITTSVNSLTSFSSGFVVFSFLGYMAQKHSVPIGDVAKDGPGLIFTIYPEALATLPLSSVWAVVFFVMLLTLGIDSAMGGMESVITGLIDEFQLLHRHRKLFTLFVVLTTFFLSLFCVTNGGIYVFTLLDHFAAGTSILFGVLLEVIGVAWFYGVWQFSDDIKQMTGQRPSLYWRLCWKFISPCFLLFVVVVSIATFRPPHYGAYVFPEWANALGWAIAASSMSVAPVYAAYKFCSLPGSLREKLAYAITPEKEHEQLDRGEVRQFTVSAAVPVGPQGGGQAGWGPLLHPQVRGWAGHQHRDTVTQKPREEPNSRQGWRKACWAGNFLFCRLMGHQPT; encoded by the exons ATGAGGCACAGCAGGTGCTCCGTGGCCCTGGTGTCTTCCGCGGTGGCGCCAGCCAAGGAGGCCAACGCCACGGGCCCGAAGGCGGTGGAGCTGGTCCTGGTCAAGGAGCAAAATGGGGTGCAGCTCACGAACTCCACCCTCCTCAGCCCCCCGCAGAGCTGCGCCGAGGCCCCAGATCGGGAGACCTGGAGCAAGAAGGCCGACTTCCTCCTCTCGGTGATCGGCTTCGCCGTGGACCTGGCCAACGTCTGGCGGTTCCCTTACCTGTGCTACAAAAATGGTGGGG GTGCCTTCCTGGTCCCCTACCTGTTCTTCATGGTCATTGCCGGGATGCCGCTTTTCTACATGGAGCTGGCCCTTGGGCAGTTCAacagggagggggctgctggCGTCTGGAAGATCTGCCCCATCCTGAAAG gCGTGGGCTACTCTGTCATCCTTATCTCGCTCTACATCGGCTTCTTCTACAACGTCATCATCGCCTGGGCCCTGCACTACCTCTTCTCCTCCCTGACGGCCGAGCTGCCCTGGACCCACTGCAACAACACCTGGAACAGCCCCCACTGCTCCGACGCCCGCGCCGCCAACTCCAGCGCCAACGACACCAGGACCACACCCGCCGCCGAGTACTTCGA gcgCGGCGTGCTGCACCTCCACGAGAGCCGCGGCATCGACGACCTGGGCCCGCCCCGGTGGCAGCTCACGTCCTGTCTGGTGCTGGTCATCATCCTGCTCTACTTCAGCCTGTGGAAGGGAGTGAGGACCTCGGGCAAG GTCGTGTGGATCACGGCCACCATGCCCTACGTGGTCCTGCTGGCACTGCTCCTGCGAGGCATCACGCTGCCTGGGGCCCTGGACGGCATCCGAGCTTACCTGAGCGTGGACTTCCACCGGCTCTGCGAGGCCTCG GTCTGGATAGATGCCGCCATCCAGATATGTTTCTCGCTGGGGGTCGGCCTGGGGGTGCTCATCGCCTTCTCCAGCTACAACAAGTTCACCAACAACTGCTACAG AGACGCCATCATCACCACCTCCGTCAACTCCCTGACCAGCTTCTCCTCCGGCTTCGTGGTCTTCTCCTTCCTGGGCTACATGGCCCAGAAGCACAGCGTGCCCATCGGGGACGTGGCCAAGGACG GGCCCGGGCTGATATTCACCATCTACCCCGAGGCGCTCGCCACGCTCCCGCTGTCCTCCGTCTGGGCCGTGGTTTTCTTCGTCATGCTGCTCACCCTGGGGATCGACAGCGCC ATGGGCGGGATGGAGTCGGTCATCACCGGCCTCATTGACGAGTTCCAGCTGCTGCACAGGCACCGGAAGCTCTTCACCCTCTTCGTGGTGctgaccaccttcttcctctccctcttctgcGTCACCAAC GGCGGCATCTACGTCTTCACGCTGCTGGACCACTTCGCGGCCGGCACGTCCATCCTCTTCGGGGTGCTCCTGGAGGTCATTGGGGTGGCCTGGTTCTACG GCGTGTGGCAGTTCAGCGACGACATCAAGCAGATGACCGGACAGCGTCCCAGCCTCTACTGGCGGCTGTGCTGGAAGTTCATCAGCCCCTGCTTCCTCCTG TTCGTGGTCGTGGTCAGCATCGCGACCTTCAGGCCCCCGCACTACGGCGCCTACGTCTTCCCCGAGTGGGCCAACGCGCTGGGCTGGGCCATCGCCGCGTCCTCCATGTCCGTGGCGCCCGTCTACGCCGCCTACAAGTTCTGCAGCCTGCCCGGGTCCCTGAGGGAG AAACTGGCCTACGCCATCACGCCAGAGAAGGAGCACGAGCAGCTGGACAGGGGGGAGGTGCGCCAGTTCACGGTGAGTGCTGCTGTCCCTGTGGGTCCCCAGGGCGGGGGGCAAGCTGGGTGgggccccctcctccacccacaggtgaggggctgggcagggcaccAGCATCGGGACACAGTGACTCAAAAACCGAGGGAGGAGCCCAACTCTAGGCAGGGGTGGAGGAAGGCCTGTTGGGCCGGGAACTTCCTCTTCTGCAGGTTGATGGGCCACCAGCCAACCTGA
- the SLC6A3 gene encoding sodium-dependent dopamine transporter isoform X2, whose protein sequence is MRHSRCSVALVSSAVAPAKEANATGPKAVELVLVKEQNGVQLTNSTLLSPPQSCAEAPDRETWSKKADFLLSVIGFAVDLANVWRFPYLCYKNGGGAFLVPYLFFMVIAGMPLFYMELALGQFNREGAAGVWKICPILKGVGYSVILISLYIGFFYNVIIAWALHYLFSSLTAELPWTHCNNTWNSPHCSDARAANSSANDTRTTPAAEYFERGVLHLHESRGIDDLGPPRWQLTSCLVLVIILLYFSLWKGVRTSGKVVWITATMPYVVLLALLLRGITLPGALDGIRAYLSVDFHRLCEASVWIDAAIQICFSLGVGLGVLIAFSSYNKFTNNCYRDAIITTSVNSLTSFSSGFVVFSFLGYMAQKHSVPIGDVAKDGPGLIFTIYPEALATLPLSSVWAVVFFVMLLTLGIDSAMGGMESVITGLIDEFQLLHRHRKLFTLFVVLTTFFLSLFCVTNGGIYVFTLLDHFAAGTSILFGVLLEVIGVAWFYGVWQFSDDIKQMTGQRPSLYWRLCWKFISPCFLLFVVVVSIATFRPPHYGAYVFPEWANALGWAIAASSMSVAPVYAAYKFCSLPGSLREKLAYAITPEKEHEQLDRGEVRQFTLRHWLVV, encoded by the exons ATGAGGCACAGCAGGTGCTCCGTGGCCCTGGTGTCTTCCGCGGTGGCGCCAGCCAAGGAGGCCAACGCCACGGGCCCGAAGGCGGTGGAGCTGGTCCTGGTCAAGGAGCAAAATGGGGTGCAGCTCACGAACTCCACCCTCCTCAGCCCCCCGCAGAGCTGCGCCGAGGCCCCAGATCGGGAGACCTGGAGCAAGAAGGCCGACTTCCTCCTCTCGGTGATCGGCTTCGCCGTGGACCTGGCCAACGTCTGGCGGTTCCCTTACCTGTGCTACAAAAATGGTGGGG GTGCCTTCCTGGTCCCCTACCTGTTCTTCATGGTCATTGCCGGGATGCCGCTTTTCTACATGGAGCTGGCCCTTGGGCAGTTCAacagggagggggctgctggCGTCTGGAAGATCTGCCCCATCCTGAAAG gCGTGGGCTACTCTGTCATCCTTATCTCGCTCTACATCGGCTTCTTCTACAACGTCATCATCGCCTGGGCCCTGCACTACCTCTTCTCCTCCCTGACGGCCGAGCTGCCCTGGACCCACTGCAACAACACCTGGAACAGCCCCCACTGCTCCGACGCCCGCGCCGCCAACTCCAGCGCCAACGACACCAGGACCACACCCGCCGCCGAGTACTTCGA gcgCGGCGTGCTGCACCTCCACGAGAGCCGCGGCATCGACGACCTGGGCCCGCCCCGGTGGCAGCTCACGTCCTGTCTGGTGCTGGTCATCATCCTGCTCTACTTCAGCCTGTGGAAGGGAGTGAGGACCTCGGGCAAG GTCGTGTGGATCACGGCCACCATGCCCTACGTGGTCCTGCTGGCACTGCTCCTGCGAGGCATCACGCTGCCTGGGGCCCTGGACGGCATCCGAGCTTACCTGAGCGTGGACTTCCACCGGCTCTGCGAGGCCTCG GTCTGGATAGATGCCGCCATCCAGATATGTTTCTCGCTGGGGGTCGGCCTGGGGGTGCTCATCGCCTTCTCCAGCTACAACAAGTTCACCAACAACTGCTACAG AGACGCCATCATCACCACCTCCGTCAACTCCCTGACCAGCTTCTCCTCCGGCTTCGTGGTCTTCTCCTTCCTGGGCTACATGGCCCAGAAGCACAGCGTGCCCATCGGGGACGTGGCCAAGGACG GGCCCGGGCTGATATTCACCATCTACCCCGAGGCGCTCGCCACGCTCCCGCTGTCCTCCGTCTGGGCCGTGGTTTTCTTCGTCATGCTGCTCACCCTGGGGATCGACAGCGCC ATGGGCGGGATGGAGTCGGTCATCACCGGCCTCATTGACGAGTTCCAGCTGCTGCACAGGCACCGGAAGCTCTTCACCCTCTTCGTGGTGctgaccaccttcttcctctccctcttctgcGTCACCAAC GGCGGCATCTACGTCTTCACGCTGCTGGACCACTTCGCGGCCGGCACGTCCATCCTCTTCGGGGTGCTCCTGGAGGTCATTGGGGTGGCCTGGTTCTACG GCGTGTGGCAGTTCAGCGACGACATCAAGCAGATGACCGGACAGCGTCCCAGCCTCTACTGGCGGCTGTGCTGGAAGTTCATCAGCCCCTGCTTCCTCCTG TTCGTGGTCGTGGTCAGCATCGCGACCTTCAGGCCCCCGCACTACGGCGCCTACGTCTTCCCCGAGTGGGCCAACGCGCTGGGCTGGGCCATCGCCGCGTCCTCCATGTCCGTGGCGCCCGTCTACGCCGCCTACAAGTTCTGCAGCCTGCCCGGGTCCCTGAGGGAG AAACTGGCCTACGCCATCACGCCAGAGAAGGAGCACGAGCAGCTGGACAGGGGGGAGGTGCGCCAGTTCACG